One part of the Thermodesulfobacteriota bacterium genome encodes these proteins:
- a CDS encoding type II toxin-antitoxin system Phd/YefM family antitoxin → MKALGVREAREALSHLDRLLEQEGEVLITRRGKGVARLVPLERKRPIPSHRGLREKMPRLGVGSEVLVREDRDGR, encoded by the coding sequence ATGAAAGCGCTGGGTGTCCGTGAGGCCCGCGAGGCCCTGTCCCATCTCGATCGCCTGTTGGAACAGGAGGGTGAGGTGCTGATCACCCGCCGGGGAAAGGGCGTCGCGCGATTGGTCCCTCTGGAGCGCAAGCGGCCGATCCCTTCGCACAGAGGGCTTCGGGAGAAGATGCCCAGGCTGGGGGTGGGCAGTGAGGTCCTCGTCCGGGAGGACAGGGATGGCCGGTGA